Proteins co-encoded in one Neodiprion lecontei isolate iyNeoLeco1 chromosome 3, iyNeoLeco1.1, whole genome shotgun sequence genomic window:
- the LOC107222883 gene encoding tubulin alpha-8 chain-like: MKKIIPQREVLSIHIGQGGVQMGNACWELYCLEHGIQPDGMLPPQTCTNDEGFQTFFSETGGGKYVPRAVFLDLEPTVIDEVRTGTYHQLFHPEQLISGKEDAANNYARGHYTLGKEIIELVLDRIRKTADMCAGLQGFLIFHAFGGGTGSGFTSLLMERLSVDYGKKAKLEFAIYPSPQISTAVVEPYNAILTTHTTLEHSDCAFLVDNEAIYDICRRNLDIERPTYTNLNRLIGQIVSSITASLRFDGALNVDLTEFQTNLVPYPRIHFPLATYAPIVSVEKAYHEQLTVMELTSSCFEPANQMVKCDPRKGKYMACCMLYRGDVVPKDVNASIAAIKTKRTIQFVDWCPTGFKVGINYQPPTVVPGGDLAKVQRAMAMLANTTAIAEAWTRLNRKFDLMFSKRAFVHWYVAESMDESEFNEAREDLAALEKDYEEVGMDSAEGGEGGDEN; this comes from the exons atgaagaaaataatcCCACAA CGTGAGGTGCTTTCAATCCACATTGGCCAAGGGGGCGTCCAAATGGGAAATGCATGCTGGGAGCTCTATTGTCTGGAGCACGGAATTCAGCCCGACGGTATGCTGCCCCCTCAAACATGCACCAACGATGAGGGATTCCAGACCTTCTTCAGCGAGACCGGAGGCGGAAAATACGTGCCACGAGCAGTCTTCCTCGACTTGGAGCCCACTGTCATTG ACGAAGTCCGTACCGGGACCTACCACCAGCTCTTCCATCCGGAGCAATTGATCTCGGGGAAGGAAGACGCCGCGAATAATTACGCCCGAGGGCACTACACCCTTGGTAAGGAAATAATCGAGCTGGTGCTGGACAGGATCCGCAAGACTGCTGACATGTGCGCCGGTCTTCAGGGCTTTCTGATATTCCACGCCTTCGGCGGAGGAACCGGGTCCGGGTTCACATCCCTACTGATGGAGCGACTCTCCGTCGATTATGGGAAGAAGGCAAAGTTGGAATTCGCTATCTACCCGTCGCCCCAAATCTCGACCGCCGTCGTCGAACCCTACAACGCGATCCTGACGACACACACGACCCTGGAACACTCTGACTGTGCGTTTCTGGTCGACAACGAAGCCATATACGACATTTGTCGCCGGAACCTCGACATCGAGAGACCGACCTACACGAACTTGAACAGACTGATAGGTCAGATAGTGTCGTCGATCACGGCGTCGCTCCGGTTTGACGGGGCTCTGAACGTCGACCTGACGGAGTTCCAGACGAATCTGGTGCCGTACCCTCGCATCCACTTCCCCCTGGCGACGTACGCGCCTATCGTGTCAGTGGAGAAGGCCTACCACGAGCAACTCACCGTCATGGAGCTAACCTCGTCCTGTTTCGAGCCCGCCAATCAGATGGTGAAGTGCGACCCGAGAAAGGGGAAGTACATGGCCTGCTGCATGCTCTACAGAGGTGACGTCGTGCCCAAGGACGTGAACGCATCCATCGCGGCGATCAAGACCAAGCGGACCATCCAGTTCGTTGATTGGTGTCCGACTGGGTTCAAGGTCGGAATCAATTACCAGCCGCCAACTGTCGTACCGGGCGGTGATCTGGCCAAGGTACAGAGAGCCATGGCTATGCTGGCTAACACAACAGCCATCGCGGAAGCCTGGACCAGGTTGAACAGGAAGTTCGACCTAATGTTCAGCAAGCGAGCTTTCGTGCACTG GTACGTCGCGGAAAGCATGGACGAGAGCGAGTTTAACGAAGCTCGCGAGGATCTCGCGGCTCTTGAGAAGGATTACGAAGAGGTGGGCATGGACTCTGCGGAGGGTGGTGAAGGCGGGGACGAGAACTGA
- the LOC107222874 gene encoding venom carboxylesterase-6-like: protein MKPTIATMILLGCALCLTRGQRRSGPGVVTPLGLIIGRYSISSGNRSYAAYEGVPYAEPPMGELRFKVARPVSPWLDALIANRVSSTCMQYSLMTQLMGPSGMTQSEDCLYLNIYTPVMKSTNASKPLPVIFFIPGGAFRSGSGGMYGPQYLLDRDVVLVTINYRLGPLGFLSTEDDTVPGNLGLKDQVVALRWVQDYIEYFGGDRKSVTIIGQSAGGVSVQYHYLTNVTKGLFHRGISISGTALNSWGQTKGSLEKAKKLATILKCPDNDVKVMVKCLRTRNASDIVNATSQFQGWLDNPFVPFGPVVEKGVADDEFTFIDRPPIESLKSKRVQDLPWITSVVSEDGLFPVALLTANKMQLKDLNDKWETIAPYLLDFNYTVPTADQAQVSKSIRKHYFGDKEISNLTFRRIIKMRSDRLYFYHAAEAAELQARVTKSPVLFYYFSYRGEHSVTEALTGKRTNFGVSHLDDLGYVLYTFFNATTTPNDRNMQKRLIDLWMSFATNGTPKVGQNWDRVESDAEALRYLHIAKHDDLYMAGNANFGERKFWHSLGFQENHDSKLWIPQNEYYNYLLNGQSRKDVIDIVFNDV from the exons ATGAAGCCGACTATTGCAACGATGATTCTGCTGGGATGTGCTCTTTGCCTCACGAGAGGACAGAGGCGTTCGGGACCGGGAGTCGTTACGCCGTTGGGACTAATCATAGGACGCTACAGTATTTCGAGTGGAAACCGTTCGTACGCAGCTTACGAAGGTGTACCTTACGCCGAGCCGCCGATGGGAGAGTTAAGGTTCAAG GTCGCAAGACCCGTCTCGCCGTGGCTGGACGCCTTGATCGCGAATCGAGTCAGTTCGACTTGCATGCAATACAGTCTCATGACACAACTGATGGGTCCAAGCGGAATGACCCAATCGGAGGATTGTCTGTACCTCAACATCTACACCCCGGTTATGAAATCCACGAACGCAAGCAAGCCGCTACCCGTGATATTCTTCATTCCTGGAGGCGCGTTTAGATCCGGAAGCGGCGGCATGTACGGACCCCAATACTTGCTTGACAGAGACGTCGTGCTGGTCACGATTAATTACAGACTGGGACCACTGG GATTCCTCAGTACGGAGGACGACACGGTGCCCGGGAACCTCGGACTCAAGGATCAAGTAGTCGCGCTGCGATGGGTCCAGGATTACATCGAGTACTTCGGCGGGGATCGAAAGAGCGTAACGATCATTGGGCAAAGCGCGGGAGGTGTCAGCGTCCAGTATCACTACCTGACGAACGTCACCAAAGGCTTGTTTCACA GAGGAATTTCGATAAGCGGTACTGCTTTGAACAGCTGGGGTCAGACCAAGGGGTCTCTGGAGAAGGCCAAGAAGTTAGCCACGATATTAAAATGTCCAGATAACGATGTCAAAGTCATGGTGAAATGTCTGAGAACACGAAACGCGAGCGACATCGTCAATGCAACGAGCCAATTTCAG GGATGGTTGGACAACCCCTTCGTTCCTTTCGGTCCGGTGGTTGAAAAGGGGGTCGCGGATGACGAATTTACTTTCATCGATCGTCCGCCCATCGAATCACTCAAGTCCAAGAGAGTTCAGGATCTACCCTGGATCACGAGCGTCGTTAGCGAAGATGGCCTCTTTCCGGTAGCCC tgCTTACGGCAAACAAAATGCAGCTAAAGGATCTGAATGACAAATGGGAAACGATCGCGCCTTATTTACTGGATTTCAATTACACCGTTCCAACGGCTGACCAAGCCCAGGTCTCTAAGTCGATACGGAAACATTACTTCGGAGACAAAGAGATCAGCAATTTGACATTCCGCAGGATCATAAAAATGCGCAGCGATCGTTTGTACTTCTACCACGCCGCGGAAGCTGCGGAATTACAAGCACGAGTTACAAAAAGCCCCGTCCTGTTTTACTACTTCTCGTACAGAGGAGAGCACAGCGTAACCGAAGCTCTCACCGGCAAACGAACGAACTTTG GAGTCAGCCACCTCGATGACTTGGGATACGTGCTGTACACGTTTTTCAACGCAACGACAACGCCCAATGACCGAAACATGCAAAAGAGGCTGATCGATTTGTGGATGTCGTTCGCAACTAACGG CACGCCCAAGGTAGGACAGAATTGGGATAGAGTGGAAAGCGACGCGGAGGCGCTACGTTACCTTCACATCGCAAAGCACGACGATCTTTACATGGCCGGAAACGCAAACTTTGGTGAGAGGAAATTTTGGCACTCTCTCGGGTTTCAGGAGAATCACGATTCGAAGCTATGGATTCCTCAGAACGAGTATTACAATTATCTTCTCAACGGCCAATCGCGAAAGGATGTGATCGATATCGTGTTCAACGACGTATAA